The DNA segment CGGAGCAGCAGGGGCCGGAGCAGCAGGAGCAGCAGGAGCGGCAGGAGCCGGAGCCAGCAGCGAGGCCAGCGGCGAAGCAAGGTCGCGGCGGGCGGCGACCAGGTCCGGACGCGGGGTGGTGGTCTTGACCGGGGCCAGACCGGCCACCACGGCGGACGTTATCTCCGCCGCATACCGGCCGTCCGGGTCGTAGTCCGGGTCGAAGACGGTTATCTCGACGCCCAGGCAGTGCGGGGACTCGACCAGGCCGGCCAGGAGGAGTTCCAGTTCGGGGAAGGCGATGCCACCCGGGTCGGGGGCGTCGACGGCCGGCATCACGGCCGGGTCGAGGACGTCGACGTCGATGTGGACCCAGTACCCCGCACAGTCGACGAGCTGGTCGCGGGCCCACTGCGCGCTGCGGGCGGCGCCCTCGGCGCGCAGGGCCGGCACCGGGCGGGTCACTATCCCGGCGGCCTGCAGGTCGAGGCGGTATTCGTCCTGTGCCCTTATTCCGAGGACCACCACGTCGACGTCGCGGAAGTACGGCCGGCGGCGCTCGATGGCCGCCAGGTCGGCCTGTCCACGGCCGGTCACCAGGGCCAGGTCCTCACCGGCGGCGGCGCCCACGTACGAGGCGTTGCCGGGGTGCCGGAAGTCGGAGTGCCCGTCCACGAAGACGAGACCGATCCGGCCGCCGACCGCCTCGCCGAGACGGTGCATGGCCACACCGGATCCGATCAGGATGGAGCAGTCGCCGCCGAGGATCACCGGGAACTCGCCGCCGTCGATGATGACGCCGATCCGGTCGGCGAGCGCCTTCGAGTACGCCGCGATCTCGGCGGCGTGGGCGACACCGTCACCGGGACGCCAGTCGCCCGGGTCGTACCGCGGCGGGGTGAGACAGCCGGCGTCACGGGCGCCGAGCCGGCTCACCAGGCCGTGGTCGCGGAGGGCGCCGGGCGCCTTGGCACAGCCCGGCACCGACGTAGCGGTCGGCGGGCGCAGGCCGAGATTGGACGGCGCGTCCAGAACGGCGATGCGGCGCACGACGCCCTCCCCTCCCCTGAGTAGAACGCGGCCTAGAAGAGGGCGCTCGCGAGCGCCCGGCGAGCGCCGGCGACTGCCGGATCGTCCGGACCGGCCACGCTGAAGAGCGAGAGCAGGTGCTTGCGCACGGCGTCACGCTCGTCCCCGGTGGTGCGCTTGACCAGGCGGACCAGTCGCGCGTAAGCCTCCGGGGCCTGGCCGCTGAGCACCTCGATGTCGGCGGCGAGACGCTGGGACTCGACGTCGTCCGGGTTCGCCTCGGCCTTCGCCAGCACGGCCGCCGGGTCGGCGCCCTGGATGCGGCGGTAGAGCTCGACCTGGGCCAGGCCGGCTTCGGCGGCGGCGTCGGCCGGCGACTCGGCGAGGATCTTCTTGTATGCCGCCTCGGCCGCGTCCAGGTCGCCGACCATCAGGGCGTCGTCGGCCGCGTCGATCCGCGGGTCGGCCGGCGTCTCCACGCTCACGCCCGCCGCCTTGAGGACGGCGTCGATGTACTGCCGGATCTGGACCTCGGAGAGGACACCGGTGAAGCCCTCGACCGGCTGGCCGCCGATCACCGCGGTCACCATCGGGATGCCCTGGACCCGGAAGACCTGAGCGAGTCGCGGGTTCGAGTCCACATCGACCTTGCCGAGGATCCAGGCGCCGTCGTACTCCCCGGCGAGCCGCTCCAGCACCGGCGAGAGCTGCTTGCAGGGCTCGCACCAGTCGGCCCAGAAGTCCAGCAGGATCGGCGTCTGCAGCGACCGCTCCAGGACGGACTGGAAGTTGGCCTCGGTCACCTCGATGATGGTCTCCGGCGAGACGCCGGGA comes from the Actinoplanes sp. OR16 genome and includes:
- a CDS encoding tetratricopeptide repeat protein: MSDPRTTPSIFTRGAVDLSALRPSAPARPAAPSTPAPTSDTPSPGAPGGLPGSVPGVSPETIIEVTEANFQSVLERSLQTPILLDFWADWCEPCKQLSPVLERLAGEYDGAWILGKVDVDSNPRLAQVFRVQGIPMVTAVIGGQPVEGFTGVLSEVQIRQYIDAVLKAAGVSVETPADPRIDAADDALMVGDLDAAEAAYKKILAESPADAAAEAGLAQVELYRRIQGADPAAVLAKAEANPDDVESQRLAADIEVLSGQAPEAYARLVRLVKRTTGDERDAVRKHLLSLFSVAGPDDPAVAGARRALASALF